The Neurospora crassa OR74A linkage group I, whole genome shotgun sequence genome segment CCTGTGTCGCGTCTTGGACATGGCCGACTTTGTGCGCGTCACCCATCCTGACCAGCAAATCCAGCGGACCGCCTCGATGGCCTGGGACATGATGTACGAGTACATGAACCAGCTCAACACCATGACGGGCTTGTACGACCAGTTGGTCCAGGCAATGGACAACCCACAGGTTAGCACCACCTGGtctgaggaggagaggatggtggCCGAGGTCCTCAAGCTCGACTTCGCCAAGTCCGCCGTTCACCTGCCCAAGGACGCCCGGGACAAGTTTGTACACCTGTCGTCGGCAATTAGCCAGACGGGAACCAACTTTATCCAGCACATGGAACCCAAGATCCCATACACCACTGTTGAAAAGTCCCGGATGATGGGCATGGATCCCGTAGAGGTCAAGAGGATGGCTTCCATGGGCAAAGTGTACGTCCAAACTCTGAGTCCCCAGGCCTCAATAGCACTCCGTACTGTACGCGATGACCACGCCCGACACCAACTATTCATGGCTTCTCGCACCGCTTCCCGCAGGACTGTCCATACCTTGGAGGAGCTCATGTTGTTGCGTGGTGAGTCGGCCAAGCTCTCGGGTTTCGAGAGTTATGGCCACCTCGTCCTCCACGACCGTATGATGGCCAGCACCCCCGAGTCTGTGAGACAGTTTCTCCAAGCTTTGTCCGAAAACACCAGACCTCAAGCTCAACAGGAGGTGGCTGATCTCACAGCAGCCAAGAGGGCGCACAAGGGCGGCGATGCAACCCTCGAGCCCTGGGACAAGGACTTTTACGCCGAGTCCATCCGTCAGGCCATCAAGTCCCGGCAGAAGCGTGAAGACCTGTCCTCTTACTTCTCCCTCGGCACCGTTATGCAAGGCCTTTCCAGGATATTCACGCGCCTCTACGGTATTCGCTTCGTTCCCCGCGAGCCCATGCCCGGTGAGACCTGGCACCCTGACGTGCGTCGGTTAGATGTTGTCTCGGATGTTGAAGGCCATGTCGCCGTCCTATACTGCGATCTATTTTACCGCCCCCTCAAGTCGCCCAACCCAGCTCACTTTACTCTCCGCTGCTCTCGTGAGCTGTCGCCCCACGAGATTGCTGAAACTGCCCATACCCAAGCCGAGAACCCACATGTGTTGATTCCCTCCTTCGAGTCTGCCGAGTTTGCTGCCAATGATGGGATGGCCTACTCTCGCTCCCAGGATGGTGCTATCAAGCAACTCCCCACCATTGCTCTTGTGTGTGACTTTCCCCAGCAATCCCACAACCGGCCCGCCCTTCTGTCTTTCTTTCAGCTTGAAACGCTTTTCCACGAGATGGGTCACGCGATTCACTCCATCCTGGCCCGAACCTCCTTCCAGAACGTTAGTGGTACCCGATGCGCCACTGATCTCGCCGAGCTTCCTTCTACTTTGATGGAATACTTTGCTGCTGACCCGTCTGTTCTCGCCCTATTCGCACGCCACTACGAGACTGAcaacccccttccctatGAGTGGGTCGACAACAAGATCCGCGAGGCCCGTCGCTTCGAGGCGCTGGATACTGAAAATCAAATCATCCTTGCCATGCTCGACCAGGAATTGCACTCGTCCAAGGCGGTGCAAGGCCACATTGACTCCACCGAAATCTTTCACAGCCTTCAGAGACAGTTCAGCACCGCCCCGCCGGACCCCCAAGGAACGGCATGGCAGGGCTTTTTCGGCCACTTGGTCGGATACGGCAGCACATATTACAGTTACCTCTTTGACCGGGTCTTGGCTCAGAGGGTATGGAATGTCGTATTCAACAGTGGACAAGGCGGAGCAGCACTGCAGAGAGAAAACGGAGAGAGGTTGAAGGAAAACCTGCTCAAGTGGGGAGGTAGCAAGGACCCTTGGAAGTGCCTTGCGGGTGCATTGAAGGATGAGAGGTTAGAGGGAGGTGGAGAGAAGGCAATGAAGTTGGTTGGAAGCTGGGGAGGTCAGCGGGGGACAAAGAGCGACCAAGCAGTATAGCAGTAAGATATGGCAACCTGAAAAACCAGTGGCCGCTCCTGGCTGAACAGTTGACACCAAAAGAGCAAGTAAAGAGGTACACTGCCAATACTAGGGCAGCAGACTTGCCTGTTGTTTTACCACGACCCTGCTCTTCCCACCTCAGAATCCCACGCCCAAATATGTCCATGGGCATTCATTCCTCACAAAATCGACAAAATGCACCTGCGCCCAATGTCAGTGGAATCAACCTGGTCGCCCTCGACGGGCACAATCCGGATCAGTTGTCTGGGTTGAAACTCGATGCTGCGTCAAGAAGAAATGCATGTGTGtactatctacctacctggtGGCGGAAATCTGATCCAGCAGTTTTAAACTCCCGTCCCGATCGACCGAACCCTTGGTCCTAATAGGGACAATGTCTGAACGTCGAGGCAGTACCGACCTCGAAGCGCACATAAAGCCGGGGCCAAGTACCGTGACTTGAGGCTGCCTGCCATCGAGTGTGTGCACACCTCTACGTACCACCTGCCTTGGCGAGGGCCAAGTCAAGATCGATGGACAGCACTCAATGGCACTCAGCATCATGGCTTCTATTCTCATCCAAGCCGGCAAGTGCCCCCTTCCCCCGACCTTTGAAATGGCGTTGGCTTCTTCACCATGTTATCTCTTTTACCGTCTCACTTCTTTGTCttcttttgtttacttgcTCTGTccaccttcccttcttcttcaatccCTTTTATGCGTATACTCACCGTCACATCTTCTTGCGTCGACAACTTCTACTCCCAAGCGTCTGACAGTCTGATCAGACAGCAATAACTGGTGCGAGAAATAGCGAGTGTACCTTCTTTCCACTTGCACGTGGTGAATTGGAAATACTCACCTGCAGATACTCGCAAAATCGGGATCTCGCATAATGCAGAAAACGTAAGGTTATGTTGGTCGGGTCGGTATGGCAGTTGTCAAGAAGCATAACCGTATGAACTCGTCCAATCGGGATTTGGTTGCGATATGACTTTCAGGCAATGTCAGTGTTGCATACTACAGTATCTTCTGCTTGGAGTTAACCCGAAGGTGCTTTTCTGTACGTCGGTTATGCTACTCCGCGTGCTTGGTTTCAGAAAATCTCTCACCTACCCAACCAAGTTTGACGAGTCCTTCTGCTACCGCAGAGACTCGAGAGATTGGCAATAGCTAATCTCCTCTTTCGGCGCTGAGAAGGAGGCATATCAGTGCGAGGCAAGTCCGATTCTGTGTTTTGCAACGCACGCAACAAGTTACAGTGGTGGGCGACGTCCTCGAGAATGTACTCACTGGACagatatatatacctacatATGCTTGGCCAAGAGAGCGCCGCGTTATGTCCTGCCCGGCGCTGACAGAGTCGATTAGCTATCGCCAGTTCCGCGAGTTTCTACGGTTCATTTTCTCATGACTTGCGTTATGAATAATCTACCCAACCGTTAGAATAGTTAAAGAGTTTTAactacttactatatttccctagtcttcctgttcctggtCTACTCCGCTGTCTTCCTTTGTGTTCCATCTTACAACTCATATCAGTTTTTGGCCTCGTCGCTGCGTCAaatctttttctctttattGTTTCTTCATTCTGTCATACGCTTCTCATTATTGTGGTATTATCCTCTAGGTCAGTTCTCCTCAGTTCATCCCCTCAGTTCCTCAGCTGTTCAAGCCGCAAAGCTCGAGAACAATTGCATTCGAGTTGTCCCAGTCTCTCCCTTACCCTTTTGTGCCACCTCTATTTGTCTATGGTGGGAATACTAACTGTTCGTGACAGCAATCATGGAACCTTCTGTGCCCATCATGGCGGGACCCTCCTCACGGAAAACCTCCTCACAAGAGAGCCCCttggcaccaccacctagCCTGCCTCCAGAAGAACCATCCTCAACCCACCAACCCAAGTCCGAGCCCCTCAAGGTTAAGTGCGTCAAATGCGGTTCTCTGGACGCCCTCCCTGTGCAAGCACTGTCTCGCTTGACCAAGGGTGCCGAGAACGGGAGAAGAGAGATGCTAAAGATTATTTTGGATGGCACCTGTGTCCGCGACATACCAATGTGTTCTGGCTGTTTTATGCACGCCAAGGGTTGCTACGCCTTTCAATCGCGTATCCACATGGTGAAACGGTTGACGTGGTCAACGAAGACGAATGAAGATGCCATCCAAGTTGAGGAGTATTTGAGGTGCTTCGACACAGAGTTTGCGAGGCACGTGCAAAGGTTGAAGGATGCGGACGAGCTCATCAGTCATGTTCGCGGCTTGGAAAAGCCTTCTACTGGAAAATTGCCAGTGCCCGATTCTTTACGTTTTGAGCAAGCGATCAAAGAACGCAGCCCCCAACGATCGTGTCCAACACCGCCCAAGGATTATCCCGTGCAGATCCCCGATCTCCTCGCTTTGAAAAAAGCGAGTGGGAGCTATGTGGAAGCCCTGGGCAGAACGGGAGAAGCGAGTCAGCAGCGGCGTCGAATCACGCAGCTGCAAAACGGGCTGCTTGATGACTTCATGCGACTTCCTCCTATTCGTTATTCACAAGGACAGGCGGCGACAAATACCGCCGTGTCAGATCCTATTCCTATCTATTGCGGAATCTGCGAGTGGTGCCGGACTATTCTTGGTCAATATGCATCTCGAGGCTCGCCTTCTCTGATTTCTGATTGGGAATCCGTCTAAGCTTGGTTGCGAAGACAGCGACCTCAGCTACAAGAATCGTGGATTGTCGATGGTCTGGCCCACACCATACCGGAGGCCGATGAACTCAAGCCGCTACTGAAGACCCCAGTTAGCTTTGCTGACTGCAGGTGATGAAGGACGCAGAAGGAGGTGGGTTTCATGAGCTTCATACAACGTTCCCAGCCTCTTACTCAAGAACCGGAACAAGTCAATCACCATCACCCACAGCACGATCACCGATCATGTCCTTGCATGTTGCAAGTACACAGCCGATATGCTTTTTTGGTGGGACCTTTTCACAATTATTTGGAAGCGCGAGGCGATGTTCAGGCTCGTATGCTCGAGTGGGGCTAGTCTTGGGGCCAGTAGTTCCAGCCGGCTTGCCATCGCTACGACTTTGGATATCGGAGATTTAAGAATAGTTTAGTCCGTATGCCGGGTGGAAGGTTGACTAATATTCGTTAAAGGAGAGTATGACGAAGGAAGCGGGGAGGGATAGGTCCAACTACCCGTACCTTGGGTGCACCAGCAGGTGGCAAGAGCTTGTGGGAGAGGACGATGGGCACGAAGGGGTGAAGAAGATATGGACGTATTGTTTCGTTGTTGGCCGCTCAAGTACTTCGAGAAACCGGTCAATGGTTGAGATCGATGAAAAGGACCATGTTTTCTTGGGTCGGCGCTGATACGCGTCTTCAGACTCTACCGAGACCCAGAGGGCACGGAAATTCCCAAGCCCGACACCTTTGAAGAGCTCTAATTGATCGCCTGCAAAGAGTGTGAGCGTTGGGCTTGACCGTGCGAGCTCGAGTCCTTTGTTGAGCATCGCACTCGACTTGGGATGAGGAAGCATACTACTTCCCGAGTCAAGATTGGGGGGGTGAGTTGGGCAGTTTTGTCAGTTTGAGTCGGCTGGTGGACATGCCCCGACTTGGGCTTTTACGGAGTCCAATGAGCCAACGATGAAAAGAACGATACAAGCGAATATCGTGCGAGCGACGTGCCTTGTTTTGGAAAGCTTGCCGGAGCTACTATTTTGTACTCGCTGTCGGTCTTTGATGCTAAATTCATTTGAAGAACGAACTAATTAATATGCGAGGGTTCGTGACCATAGTGTTACGCGCAatgagttttttttttaacatGCCAGCGAAGCTTTGCTACGAGAATCGGATTTTACGTGAACACCAATTTGGCGATGTGATCTATGCAAAGTAAACACACATGCCTTCCAGATCATTTGCAACTTATGAATGGATGGGCACACGGCATGATGCTTGGAGTTTGAAGGCAGAGATAAAAATTCACTGAATTCAGACTTCTTGGGCCCCTTGAACTTGTTGAATTCTTGTTCATCCATCATGGATGTATATATGCTCATCTCTGTATATTCTTCGTGGGACTTTGAGGATGACGGGAAGCCATCCTGGATTCCCATGTTCCTTTCCTGGCGAGTGCATCAACATCAATCTATTACTTTCCACCATCCAACAATTCACAAAAACCACTTCACCATAACAGCCGCGCCAACACCGCTCCCCCGACCACTAACACCAGCTCTCTGACAAGTCTAGATGACTTTGACtgtccaccagcagcaacggaATCAACATCACCTTCCAGATCGTAAACCTGTTCGACTCTCCTCTTTAGCACACCTATACCTCCCAAAACGAGTGAAAAGGAATACACATACACTGATCCTCAAACTTCCTCCACAGACTTGGCTCGCGTCCCCGTCACAGGACAAGTTGCACTCGGCATCGGCGACtttggaggagagagagaacagCTGAGAGGCGCACCAGCATTCTCTGTATTGACGTCAAGGTTGACATGATTGGTTAACTTTCTCTTccgtttttctttttgcttttttttttcaaaaaCTCTTTTCTCTCCCCTTTTCTCTTGATTTCTTTCCATCTTTGGTCTCAAACTCTCGCaatttttccttttcctgcACCAAGTAGGTAGAAGGATTGCGAAAAAGATGACGAGAACATCAtaggagagagaaaaaaaaaaaagaaaaaaaaaaggaaaaaagaaaaaaaatttgGAAACTCACCTCGAATACTCCAACCCAGCAAACCGATACCCCTTTTTCTCCAACCCACCCTTACAAAACCCCAAACACTTCTCCACCGTCATCACCCCCGGCAACACCTCATTGATCCCGCCATATAGCGCCCTAGTTCCACTACCACCTGTTCCCGAGAGGCCGGCCGTGGTCTCGTTGTAACAACCAATGTATTTGTATCCGTCCGTTCCGGCTGCTATCGTTGCTGTAGTGGGTGAGCTCAAAGTTGAACTTGTTTCCCCTGCTGCAGCTGAGTTGACCGTtgcgaaaaggaggaggaggagaaataCGACGGGAGAGATGAACAAGTTAATATTGTTAATGATGACACAAGTGGTggtgcggcggcggcggcggcgaagaaCTACGTGGtgacttgatgatgatgaagcctCCGACGAAACGGAACAAGACAGCGGCGGCATGGTGGGTGGCTTGCAGGTAgatagatggatggatggaagtgTAACACCGAGAGATTAGTCTACTGCTGCATCAGATGAAGCGTAAACAGATCGGTgggacgaaaaaaaaaaaaaaaagtggtTTGAATTTGCTGCGGAGCGAATGAATTAAAGATAGTAGAGCTGATGATAATGTCAACAAATTCAATTGCGCGCGACACGTCAAGATCTTTGACAAACTGCCAAAACAAGACTGGAAAGTGAACAAGTCAACGAACGTTGTTTCCGGTCATTCACCGCgtgaaaaaaaggaaaggagttCCCCTTCCaaagccatccatccaggATAGGGTCCCAACATCCATTCAGCCACAAATCTCCGAGATCTATCCAATCACAGCTGGGGTATGTAATGACACAAGATAACAACAGTGGGAATAGGGAAGCTAGATACATATCTATAGGGCTGACTATTCAAATAACCGACGGGATTCTTAACCACGTTAAGAGATAAAGGTGTGGAAGCTGAGAGCTGAAgacaagggggggggggggggggggggtccaATCATCATTCACAAGCTTTCATACCACCTGCGTTGCTTAAACGTGCAAGCTGACTGCAACGCTGACGCATAATCTGCTCCTATCCCTGCGTAGCCTTCATTATTATCTGATAAGCTTCCTTCCATGACCTTTCTCGGGCCATTcggacttttttttcccttacTGCTTCAGATTATGAATACCATGCTAAGTGCCGCCCTGGTGAAACTATCTTGTACTGTTAAACAGTAAATCCATCATCTCGAACAAGGTCCAATAACCTGGGCATCTTACCGAAAACAAAGCCTCCCAGTTTATCTTGCGCTATTCTATCTTGAGTCATTACTCAGCAGTCAAATACACATAATCAATCATGACATCGTTACCCATACAAACCCTACCATACCATACCTACCCGTCATTAGTCATTTGGAACTATCCTTCATCTTCCCGCACGTAGAGCAAGTCCACCACTGCTTCTCCATCCTCTGTCCGCAAAACGAGCACTGCCACGTCTCGTGGAGCAATTTACGGCGAGCGGCTTCAGCTTCGGCTTGAGCTTGGAGGATGAATTTTGCTTTGTCTTTGTCTCTTCTCGGTCCTGATCCCGAAACCGTTCGGGAGTTTGAATGCGACCTAGACCCATGAGAGCTTGATGACGGCCGTGTACGAATGGAGGGCGGGGATTTGGTCAGGTCGACCACCGAGCTGCTTGGACGCTTTCCAGCGGATCTGGAACTAGAACTGGATTTGGTGCCTGTGGTTTTCTTTCTGGGATCGgaggcagtggtggtggaagcttGAGGTGGGCGTTCGGTACCGCAGGCGTCACAACAGAGGAATGTGTCGGGGTTGTGGAGGGTGCAGATGTCGCAGACCCAGCCTGTCGAGGGTTCGTTGAATGGTTCTGCTGGGAgagatggtggaggagaagaagatgaagagactGTAGACCTAGTTGTTGGTTTAGTATGGTAAGGGATCGGCGGTGGTTTTgcagacgaagacgacgttGCCAACCCCCCGCCGCCCATCTCTTCATTCTGCAAGAAACCCCCCTGACTCCCTGCCGGAAACTCCCTACTCGGCTCCACATAACCACTTCcaaacttcttcttctcatcctcctgcACCAGTTCCCACAGCGCCTGCGCAATCGCCGCCTCGTTcgcctcatcctcttcggccTTGGAGCGAAAGCCATTCCTAGTCGCCTGCTCCTCAATCGTGCGAATTTCCTGCTCAGCCAGCCCTTCGTCGCCCGTATCCTTCACTCCACAGCCCTTTAAAGTCTTGTTCCTCCTCTGCACCGCATCAACAATCACCCTCCTTATATCCTCACCCGGCCTCGGCCTTGCACCTCCCAGCCTCTGTCCCGACCCGGCACTTAGTGTTGTTTGcacctttctcttctcggCCTGCTCCCTCGCCAACCGTCTCGCTTCATGCATCGGAATCTGTCCTCTGTTAGAAGAACCACCACCCAGCCGCCGTCCCTCTGATAAGAACCCCTCCCCTGTATAGCCCTTCATCGCCAACCCCTCATGTTCATCCCTCAGCTGATTCCACAGCGCATGAAACTTGGCGTCGTGCGGGCCGTGAACGATATGTGCTAGCTCGTGCAGCATCGTGTCTGCGACCTGCTCGATGGGCAGGAATAGGGACTTGTCGGAGGGGTAGCGAAGACGGAGAAGGATCTTGGCGCCGCGGTTGATGTTCAGTCCCAGGAGGTTGTCTTGCTCCGGGTAGAACTCGCCCAGCTCGCGGACGCGCCAGCCGCGGGCGCGCATAAGCGGTTTCACGAGGGAAGCGATCTTtttgaggaggtggagggcggaggaaggctggggaaggtggtggaggtgggagTAGGCGAGGACTAAGGGGTCTATTTCGAACATTTTGAGGGACTGTGAAGGAGGAAATGTTGTGTGAGCCTTGCTCTCACGTTGTTGAGTTCTTGTCTCAGCTTGTGCGCTGGAGGGGTGGAATGGCGGGGTGGGTTGGGTGATTGCCAAGTGCTATTCCGAGTTTGCGATTAGAAGCAGTCAAGTGCCCGGAGGAAACATGCAGAAGGGCCGGATACTAGTATCATGACCGCAGAGAAGAAGTGCGTCAGCTGGGCTGCCTGGGATTTTGCAGAGGCACAGGCAGTGGCGTTGTTGGTGAATGCATGCTGCTGTTAGTGCTTACAAGAAATAGAGCTTGTATCTGCATCAAAGCGCACTCGGTGGAAGCATTTTCTGTGGGTAGCGTACGCAGTGGTCCGTCTTCTTTCCTAGCGTGCACCCCACATTGGCTATGCGACAAGTGCCGAACAACAACCCGAAAATAATTTGCGGGCTCAAGGGTTGCCGAGTTGACGACATTGATTCAGCGCCAACCGCAATGACAAGAGCATCACCAGAcaactccaactccatcCCTTCAGACCGTGTCGAGCGTGCTCACCGGTCTTGTTTATACATACCTAGTCCTTACCCCATCGGAAATGATTCTTCCATCTGCCAAGTGTGCACAATTTCAGTCCTCAGATGGCCAGAAGGCGAGGCCCCTGTCATGCCGAGACTCGGGACAAGATGATTCGGGGTGTCCGATATTGCCCTTGTGTGACGAGAACTGTCTGTCTGGATGAATGAGAGTATGTAGCATCCAACCGAAGAGGAAAGCAGAGCAAACGTGTGCTTCTTCAAGTCGGCGGCCTCAACCCAACAAGACCCAAAGATCATCGAAACAAATCTCAATCTGACCATCTGAAAGCCGATCTTGAATTGAAAGAAAAAtgagaacaaaaaaaaaacatcatTTCGGGCGGCGCCAAAGGGGGACGACTTTGGGGAGACCATGTGCGGCAGCGAATgaaggacgacgacgccgagcTTGTCTGCGTTAAGCTCTCGGAAGCGCCGTTTCAGGTTTTCGGAGCTTCAATCTGCTTCCCAAGATGGGAATAGTGGCACCCCAGCACCACCGGACCCCGATTTGCTGATCAACGGCCGCCGCTGCGGTAGGCTGTCATCGGTGGGCGATGCGGTTGGCTCGTTTGGCAGGTCGGCGTGAAGCTGTCCCCGCAAGTCGGCAACGCCACTCCCGTCCTggttggtgggtggtggcCGGTGGTACGTACTGCGTACACCACGTACAAACAAAGTACATTTTTAGTGCCATGTACCATGTAGTGTGCCATGCTCCATTGTTTCAGGGGCATTGATCCCTTGGTTTTtgttcctttccctttcgaTGGCCTTTCCTCCCCCTGCATAGTGTAGGGTACACCACATACATATCATGTTGTCAAGGGGTACGTCAAGCGAGCGCTACTCTGGCTATGGAGCTCCCAATACCGATCGTTACCTCCAATGATACCTCTCCACTGAATCAAAATTGCGATGGTCAACCACATGTTAGCTTCCGAAACACACTGCCCATGGGTAGGCCCACCTGTCACTTTGCTCTCTGGATGCCGTCAGATTCGGCCTCAGATACAGGCACTGATAGGGTTGTTTGTTTCTGAGGGTACCGAGTCGATACTCATCAAAAGTGGAGGCGAGGAGCCGAGCAAACAAAAAAGGCCCTCAGGCCGGCCAGTTGGTTGACATGGTTTCAAAACACTCACCAGAGCTGGTGAACTGCTCGGTTGATGCCAAGCTCGCAATCGGCTGGGGATCGTCACCAGAAGATTGCTTGCCCCTGGGAGGACCGAGGCGAGCAACGGAGGACGACCAGATGAACATGGGCCGACACAAGGGTttgcctacctaggtagtcctcctttttcctttcgaCCAAGATACTACGTCCGCACCGCCCCGATGTTTCAACGACGGCTGCTTATcacctgcttcttcttcttcttcttcttccaccttcttccttttcttctaccGGCCAGTCTCCTCTTGACGAAAACACCGGCCTGACTCGTCCTCCCTCACTCTCTTTTCACTTTCGACCAGTCGTCGAACCTTACGCTCCTTTAACCAACAAAGCCCGAGAACCGCCGCAAACGTCCGCGGTCGCCCTTCTCGGCCCACACTCGTTTTAACGGTTTAGCACCTTCGTCACCTATCCTGTCTTTCTTGTCACGATGAAGTTCCCCATCGTCGCCGTTGCGGCTTCTGTTCTCTCAACTGCTGGGCTGGTTGCAGGTGACCCTCATGTCATCCAGGTTCGCGCCGAGGACCTTCAGGTCCGCAAACATGGCGGTCACAGTTTCAAGATTTCCCAGATTTTCAACCACAAATACCAACACAAGgtgaagggcaagggcatcaGAGATGTCGCCAAGGTCTACACAAAGTTTAACATGAAATTCCCCGACCACCTTCGCGAGGCCCTCGTCCGCGTCTTTGGCGACCTGGGCGTCAAGATCCCTGGCAACCTCCACGCCTTGAACGACGGCTCTTTCTCACAAGGTTCTCAGGGTACGTATTCCATTGCTGTGGGACCATATCTCTGCGCTCCATTTACTGACCTCCCTTACAGGTGAGGTTGATGCTACGCCTGTCCAATTCGATGTTCAGTATCTCGCCCCCGTCCAGATCGGCTCCCCGCCGCAGACGGTCATGATGAACTTCGACACCGGCTCTTCCGATCTCTGGGTCTTCAGCTCCGAGACCCCTGCCAAGCAGCGCAATGGCCAGAAGATCTACAACATGACCCAGAGTACCACCGCCGAGCTCGTCGACGGTCATGTTTGGAGGATCTCGTACGGTGACGGCAGCAGCTCGTCCGGAAATGTCTACACTGACAAGGTTAGCATTGGCGGCGTCGAGGTGGACAAGCAGGCTGTTGAGATTGCCACCCATGTGTCCGACTCTTTCACCAACGACGCTGCCTCCTCCGGTCTCGTCGGCCTCGCCTTTGACTCCATCAACCAGGTCAAGCCCCGCAAGCAAAAGACCTTCTTCGGCAATGCGATCGACGACCTGGCCATGCCGCTGTTCAGTGCCAATCTCAATAAGGCTGAGCCTGGCAACTACAACTTTGGCTTCCTCGACCATGAGGAATTTGTCGGTCCCATCAGCTTCGTCGACGTTAATGCTTCCCGCGGTTTCTGGGAGTTCGAGGCCAGCGGCTATACCCTTCCCGCCTCCAACTTTACCGAGTCCAACAACAAGACCGGTGTTTTCCAGTCCCTGACCCACACCGCCATTGCCGACACcggcaccaccctcctcatGCTCCCCCAGCCCATCGTCGAGGACTACTACGGTCAGGTCGCCAAGGCCCGCAGCGACAATGCTTTTGGTGGTTATGTATTCCCCTGCAACGCCGACCTCCCGGACCTCATCATCCACATTGGCTCCTACAAGGCTCGCCTCACTGGTGATCTCATCAAGTACGCTCCCGCCGACACCGATGACTTTGCGACAGCCAAGTGGTGCTACGGTGGCCTCCAGAGCGCCCAGGGCTTCCCCTTTTCCATTTACGGAGACATCTTCTTCAAGGCCCAATTTGTTGTGTTCCAGGGTGGTGTGATCGATAAGGATGACTGGTCCAAGGGCGCCAAGTTGGGCTTTGCTGCCAAGCCTGGCACTCAGCTTCCTCAGGAGACGGAGACACCCGCGGTGCCGGACGTCCTGCCCATCAACAATGCTACCAGGCCGGCTGGAAGCGGCCAGAGACGCACTGGCGGTGGTTCTTGTCGTGCTCGCCGTCAATAAGCTATAAACCTTGTTGCTCTGGCAGGTAATGTGAGAGAAAAATAGGTCCAGACACTTGCTGGGTCTGGCTTGGTGTAAGCGTGTCCGGACCACTCTTCACATCACCTCTCTGGTTAGAGTCTTGGTTTTGATGCTTGAGTCGGCATGTCTTTTTTTCGAGTTTGCGATTGATAATATTTGAGGAGCAATCCGGCAAACAAAACTACACGTAGTACACATTGAGATGAGACTGCGTACGATGTACATATCATTACCTGCCAAGCGTCTTTGCGTTGCATAGCGGGTTAATCTTATTCGGTTTATTCTTGATGTGTTTTATAGTCAATTTACCAACGTCAATGCATCAGCCTCTGCTTAAGTTCCATTTGATACCCAGACACCACGAAACCGCTAGGAACTCGCCAGGTTGTCCTACTCATCTGAATAAATCCTCCAAGGTCGTGTACACACGTACGAAGG includes the following:
- a CDS encoding mitochondrial intermediate peptidase, which codes for MIQPLVKASRPRLWVCSDCLLRRTLSPLLRQQRRRFTGFTAHAPKTLTGTIPVTHKNGDTKHDDSLLRSIFDSPETWKQFSGDKHGRNVGLFRNAYLTSPHGFLDFAHVSLGKARALVDKVLNAQSLDEYRAIVRHLDRLSDILCRVLDMADFVRVTHPDQQIQRTASMAWDMMYEYMNQLNTMTGLYDQLVQAMDNPQVSTTWSEEERMVAEVLKLDFAKSAVHLPKDARDKFVHLSSAISQTGTNFIQHMEPKIPYTTVEKSRMMGMDPVEVKRMASMGKVYVQTLSPQASIALRTVRDDHARHQLFMASRTASRRTVHTLEELMLLRGESAKLSGFESYGHLVLHDRMMASTPESVRQFLQALSENTRPQAQQEVADLTAAKRAHKGGDATLEPWDKDFYAESIRQAIKSRQKREDLSSYFSLGTVMQGLSRIFTRLYGIRFVPREPMPGETWHPDVRRLDVVSDVEGHVAVLYCDLFYRPLKSPNPAHFTLRCSRELSPHEIAETAHTQAENPHVLIPSFESAEFAANDGMAYSRSQDGAIKQLPTIALVCDFPQQSHNRPALLSFFQLETLFHEMGHAIHSILARTSFQNVSGTRCATDLAELPSTLMEYFAADPSVLALFARHYETDNPLPYEWVDNKIREARRFEALDTENQIILAMLDQELHSSKAVQGHIDSTEIFHSLQRQFSTAPPDPQGTAWQGFFGHLVGYGSTYYSYLFDRVLAQRVWNVVFNSGQGGAALQRENGERLKENLLKWGGSKDPWKCLAGALKDERLEGGGEKAMKLVGSWGGQRGTKSDQAV
- a CDS encoding zinc metallopeptidase; the encoded protein is MFEIDPLVLAYSHLHHLPQPSSALHLLKKIASLVKPLMRARGWRVRELGEFYPEQDNLLGLNINRGAKILLRLRYPSDKSLFLPIEQVADTMLHELAHIVHGPHDAKFHALWNQLRDEHEGLAMKGYTGEGFLSEGRRLGGGSSNRGQIPMHEARRLAREQAEKRKVQTTLSAGSGQRLGGARPRPGEDIRRVIVDAVQRRNKTLKGCGVKDTGDEGLAEQEIRTIEEQATRNGFRSKAEEDEANEAAIAQALWELVQEDEKKKFGSGYVEPSREFPAGSQGGFLQNEEMGGGGLATSSSSAKPPPIPYHTKPTTRSTVSSSSSPPPSLPAEPFNEPSTGWVCDICTLHNPDTFLCCDACGTERPPQASTTTASDPRKKTTGTKSSSSSRSAGKRPSSSVVDLTKSPPSIRTRPSSSSHGSRSHSNSRTVSGSGPRRDKDKAKFILQAQAEAEAARRKLLHETWQCSFCGQRMEKQWWTCSTCGKMKDSSK
- a CDS encoding endothiapepsin encodes the protein MKFPIVAVAASVLSTAGLVAGDPHVIQVRAEDLQVRKHGGHSFKISQIFNHKYQHKVKGKGIRDVAKVYTKFNMKFPDHLREALVRVFGDLGVKIPGNLHALNDGSFSQGSQGEVDATPVQFDVQYLAPVQIGSPPQTVMMNFDTGSSDLWVFSSETPAKQRNGQKIYNMTQSTTAELVDGHVWRISYGDGSSSSGNVYTDKVSIGGVEVDKQAVEIATHVSDSFTNDAASSGLVGLAFDSINQVKPRKQKTFFGNAIDDLAMPLFSANLNKAEPGNYNFGFLDHEEFVGPISFVDVNASRGFWEFEASGYTLPASNFTESNNKTGVFQSLTHTAIADTGTTLLMLPQPIVEDYYGQVAKARSDNAFGGYVFPCNADLPDLIIHIGSYKARLTGDLIKYAPADTDDFATAKWCYGGLQSAQGFPFSIYGDIFFKAQFVVFQGGVIDKDDWSKGAKLGFAAKPGTQLPQETETPAVPDVLPINNATRPAGSGQRRTGGGSCRARRQ